A window of Bacillota bacterium contains these coding sequences:
- a CDS encoding branched-chain amino acid ABC transporter permease, whose product MQGALLQVLNGLTYAAFLFLLSAGLTLIFGVMRIVNFAHGSLAMLGAYVAFDAASRAGGDLWVGLAAAVAVMVPLGVLLEAGLLRPLQRRGDLYVILFTYGLVLVMGDLVKLLWGPEYKSLPRPGFLAGAAGLGPLLFPAYNLMLIAVAALVALVIALVLNRTAFGMRLRAVSADRETAEALGIHAAALGAWVFGLGVGLAALGGALVLPVLTVAPSFGVEVVVEAFIVVVVGGLGNVWGALLGSVLIGVSRAFGIALFPAFEQALIYAVMAAVLIVRPWGLLGRAPLERN is encoded by the coding sequence GTGCAGGGCGCTCTCTTGCAGGTGCTCAACGGGCTGACCTACGCCGCCTTTCTCTTCCTGCTGTCGGCGGGGTTGACGCTCATCTTCGGCGTGATGCGCATCGTCAACTTCGCCCACGGCTCGCTGGCCATGCTGGGCGCCTACGTCGCCTTCGACGCAGCCTCGCGGGCGGGGGGCGACCTCTGGGTGGGGCTGGCGGCGGCGGTGGCGGTGATGGTGCCGCTGGGCGTGCTGCTGGAGGCCGGCCTCCTCCGCCCGCTCCAGAGGCGGGGCGACCTCTACGTCATCCTCTTCACCTACGGGCTGGTGCTGGTGATGGGCGACCTGGTCAAGCTCCTCTGGGGGCCGGAGTACAAGTCGCTGCCGAGGCCGGGCTTCCTGGCCGGCGCGGCCGGCCTGGGCCCGCTTCTCTTCCCAGCCTACAACCTGATGCTGATCGCGGTCGCCGCCCTGGTCGCCCTGGTCATCGCCCTCGTCCTCAACCGGACCGCCTTCGGCATGCGGCTGCGGGCGGTGAGCGCCGACCGCGAGACGGCCGAGGCGCTGGGCATCCACGCCGCGGCCCTGGGCGCCTGGGTCTTCGGGCTGGGGGTGGGGCTGGCCGCCCTGGGCGGGGCGCTGGTGCTGCCGGTGCTGACCGTGGCGCCCAGCTTCGGCGTCGAGGTGGTGGTGGAGGCCTTCATCGTGGTGGTGGTGGGCGGGCTGGGGAACGTCTGGGGCGCGCTGCTCGGCTCGGTGCTGATCGGGGTCAGCCGCGCCTTCGGCATCGCCCTTTTCCCCGCCTTCGAGCAGGCGCTCATCTACGCGGTCATGGCCGCCGTCCTGATCGTGCGGCCGTGGGGCCTGCTGGGCCGGGCGCCGCTGGAGAGGAACTGA